GAGATCGACCATACAATTCCTTCTGAGTGCCGTTATCCGTCCGTCACTAATAAGTCTGTGCGCGCGGGAGGGTCTGTCTGAGGGCCGGAAATACATCGAAACGCTGAAAAACGACTTATACGCCAGTGCAATAGCATCAGTCAGGCAGAGGTAGCCAAGCTAGGAAAAGGCGCAGGACTTAGGATCCTGTTCTTAGCGATTCTAGGGTTCGAATCCCTACCTCTGCACCATCCTGTGGTGTTGTCATGAGCGGTTTGGCGGTTGTAACCGGCGCGTCCGGAGGAATCGGGAAGGAGATTGCTAGGATCCTCGCGTCCGAGGGTTACGACCTGGTCATCGCCGCCCGTTCGGCAGACAGACTCGGAGAGCTTTCGGAGGAACTCGTCTCCGCTCACGGAATCAACGTGACGCAGGTACCTGCGGACCTTTCTACAGAGGAGGGAAGGCAGACCTTATTCTCGATGACCCAGAACACCCCTGACATCCTTGTGAACAATGCAGGGTTCGGTGACTACGGGATCTTCGCCGATAGTCCGTGGGAGAAGCAGGACGAGATGATAAGACTCAACATCCTGGCACTTTCCCATATAACCCGTCATTTCCTCCCGGGGATGATCTCGAACGGCCGCGGAAGGATCCTCAACGTGGCTTCCGTAGCTGCTTTCGAACCAGGTCCGCTGATGTCCGTGTACTATGCGAGCAAAGCCTATGTGCTCTCCCTGTCGGAAGCGCTCACGGTGGAACTGAAAGGTACCGGCATAACCGTCACCGCATTGTGTCCCGGGCCAGTCAACACGGGATTCTCCAAGGCGGCCAATGCGGAGGATGTGAGCATCTTCAAGAAATCCTCCGGCGCCGATGCGGGAAAGGTCGCGGAATTCGCGGTCAGGAAGATGCACAAAGGGAAACCCATCGCAGTCTACGGCATTCTCTTCAAAGTCTCGCTGGTGTTCGTGAAAATCCTGCCGAGGGCGGTCGTCCGCAGACTCATCTACCGCATCCAGAAGAGCCGTCAGAACTGACAATCCATCCACACCAAGAATCAGTCTTTTCTTGATGACCTGTAGCTTGGATCGGGTAAACATCCGTTGACCTTTTATATGTAGAACGGGAGTCGGCGCACATGGAAATACTCTCGCCCGCGGGCAACCC
The sequence above is a segment of the methanogenic archaeon ISO4-H5 genome. Coding sequences within it:
- a CDS encoding short-chain dehydrogenase/reductase SDR, which produces MSGLAVVTGASGGIGKEIARILASEGYDLVIAARSADRLGELSEELVSAHGINVTQVPADLSTEEGRQTLFSMTQNTPDILVNNAGFGDYGIFADSPWEKQDEMIRLNILALSHITRHFLPGMISNGRGRILNVASVAAFEPGPLMSVYYASKAYVLSLSEALTVELKGTGITVTALCPGPVNTGFSKAANAEDVSIFKKSSGADAGKVAEFAVRKMHKGKPIAVYGILFKVSLVFVKILPRAVVRRLIYRIQKSRQN